A section of the Engystomops pustulosus chromosome 3, aEngPut4.maternal, whole genome shotgun sequence genome encodes:
- the PPIL6 gene encoding probable inactive peptidyl-prolyl cis-trans isomerase-like 6 isoform X1, whose product MASERLQLEVVGLLSEPPFHMAKCAAEVLKHSFDADFEDPVVKPLLQCAWHEYLCTKRKEIKGEVWEFSAQVMCFANGQLLGDEKALKMWANEMWGYKDYRPLPLYKALAEDYYTKYMRNTKHMLVYLDITIQDKPIGRLLFELFSDVCPKTCKNFQFLCSGEVGDSQSGLKLHYKGSPFHRIVKNGWIQGGDIASGKGNGGESIFGDTFEDESYAVPHNKRGILGMANKGRHSNGSQFYITLQATPYLDTKHVAFGQLIEGSEVLQKMEDIPTYNERPKVECRIMDCGIFTP is encoded by the exons gTGCTGAAACATTCATTTGATGCTGATTTTGAAGACCCGGTGGTGAAGCCACTTCTTCAGTGTGCATGGCATGAATATTTATGCACTAAGAGAAAG GAAATTAAAGGTGAAGTCTGGGAATTTTCAGCTCAGGTCATGTGCTTTGCTAATGGACAGTTATTAGGAGATGAAAAGGCCCTCAAGATGTGGGCTAATGAAATGTGGGGTTACAAAGACTACAGACCATTGCCACTGTACAAGGCTTTGGCAGAGGACTATTATACCAAATACATGAGAAATACTAAG CACATGTTGGTATACCTAGACATTACAATTCAGGATAAACCCATAGGGAGATTACTCTTTGAG TTATTTTCAGATGTATGcccaaaaacatgcaaaaattttCAATTCTTGTGCTCTGGAGAAGTTGGAGACTCTCAGAGTGGCTTAAAATTGCACTACAAAGGATCTCCTTTTCACCGCATAGTGAAGAATGGCTGGATACAAGGGGGAG ATATAGCGTCTGGAAAAGGAAATGGTGGAGAATCTATTTTTGGGGATACATTTGAAG ATGAAAGTTATGCAGTTCCTCACAATAAGCGAGGAATTCTTGGCATGGCCAATAAAGGACGACATTCGAATGGTTCCCAGTTCTATATAACTTTGCAGGCTACTCCATACCTGGATACAAAGCATGTTGCATTTGG ACAGCTGATTGAAGGTAGTGAAGTGCTACAGAAAATGGAGGACATTCCAACATACAATGAGAGACCAAAAGTGGAATGCAGGATTATGGATTGTGGCATTTTTACCCCTTAA